In Streptomyces sp. NBC_01551, one DNA window encodes the following:
- a CDS encoding AlpA family transcriptional regulator: MARPPALKLAEVLAEIRMSPSAFYRLRSRGMAPHMVKLPNGELRCRRADLDAWWEACERDSDNWR, translated from the coding sequence ATGGCGCGTCCGCCCGCTTTGAAGCTAGCGGAAGTTCTGGCAGAAATACGCATGAGTCCGTCGGCGTTCTATCGCCTGCGCTCGCGGGGGATGGCGCCCCACATGGTCAAGCTTCCGAATGGTGAACTTAGGTGCCGTCGTGCCGATCTGGATGCCTGGTGGGAGGCGTGCGAAAGGGATTCTGACAATTGGCGCTGA
- a CDS encoding DUF2398 family protein: MAAHRVAASVETADLGSYQQAARLMLLHGFVTESYPRAKALALVLQWADELGKDFRDLFGYSLQTSARHARLLRRLDGFDDSQAFLTVKSKRPFDRRRLAYLCLVLACLHRSRVEINLADLVKLLAPSANAIEHLGFDATAPGHKDAVVDVMDWLVDRGALRISDGSMEDWARDHDRGDALFDIDHNTCAALFRPSKPLQHLASAAGLLDTPTAGTGRDPRRRLAAQRARRLLIEYPVVYFGDTDTETAAALRQPTLAEDLTRLTGLPVERRAEGVMLVDTTGHFTDKRFPGRGGAVNRTAGLILAKVADLREDPDRASSLRYLLPPDPGEEHADLLSRIDMALPQVGTLEALAHDLHTDTGHDTDDTDPAAPEQERQASLPFVEHSSLEQMITELYEEFGPSSFTNKWQADPGGLLAEAVALLADLRLVHIVPGGVLVRPAAGRYRNITAVLPRPAHDGQFALDFPLEETSR, encoded by the coding sequence ATGGCCGCCCACCGCGTAGCCGCCTCCGTGGAGACTGCCGACCTGGGCTCCTACCAGCAAGCGGCCCGGCTCATGCTGCTGCACGGTTTCGTCACCGAGAGCTACCCGCGGGCCAAGGCGCTCGCGCTGGTGCTGCAGTGGGCCGACGAACTGGGCAAGGATTTCCGGGACTTGTTCGGCTACTCCTTGCAGACCAGTGCCCGTCACGCACGGCTGCTGCGGCGGCTGGATGGCTTCGATGACAGCCAGGCGTTTCTCACGGTGAAGAGCAAGAGGCCGTTCGACCGGCGGCGACTGGCCTACCTCTGTCTGGTCCTGGCGTGTCTGCATCGGTCACGGGTCGAGATCAACCTCGCCGATCTGGTCAAGCTCCTTGCGCCGTCCGCCAACGCGATCGAGCACCTGGGCTTCGATGCGACCGCACCGGGCCACAAGGATGCGGTCGTGGATGTGATGGACTGGCTTGTCGACCGGGGTGCGCTGCGGATCTCCGATGGCTCGATGGAGGACTGGGCCCGTGACCACGACCGCGGGGACGCACTGTTCGACATCGACCACAACACCTGCGCGGCGCTCTTCCGGCCGAGCAAGCCCCTGCAGCACCTTGCCAGCGCCGCTGGGCTGCTGGACACACCGACGGCCGGCACCGGCCGGGACCCCCGTCGGCGGCTCGCTGCCCAGCGAGCCCGTCGGCTGCTGATCGAGTACCCGGTGGTCTACTTCGGCGACACCGACACGGAGACAGCGGCAGCGCTGCGCCAGCCCACCCTTGCCGAGGACCTCACACGGCTGACCGGGTTGCCTGTCGAGCGCCGGGCTGAGGGGGTCATGCTCGTCGACACCACAGGCCACTTCACCGACAAGCGGTTCCCCGGCCGCGGCGGAGCGGTCAACCGCACCGCCGGGCTGATCCTCGCGAAGGTCGCGGATCTGCGGGAAGACCCGGATCGGGCGAGCAGCTTGCGGTACCTGCTGCCGCCCGACCCGGGGGAGGAACACGCCGACCTGCTGAGCCGCATCGACATGGCCCTCCCCCAGGTCGGCACGCTCGAAGCCCTGGCCCACGACCTCCACACGGACACCGGCCACGACACGGACGATACCGATCCGGCCGCCCCGGAGCAGGAGAGGCAGGCGAGCCTGCCTTTCGTGGAACACAGCTCCCTGGAGCAGATGATCACCGAACTCTATGAAGAGTTCGGCCCTTCCTCCTTCACCAATAAGTGGCAGGCCGATCCCGGCGGGCTGCTCGCAGAGGCGGTCGCGCTCTTGGCGGACCTGCGCCTTGTCCACATCGTGCCCGGCGGGGTCCTGGTTCGGCCCGCGGCCGGCCGCTACCGCAACATCACCGCCGTCCTGCCCCGCCCCGCGCATGACGGCCAGTTCGCTCTCGACTTCCCCCTTGAGGAAACCTCTCGATGA
- a CDS encoding SbcC/MukB-like Walker B domain-containing protein: MEGALYAAGLLTAWLHPDPALTDQALHDKVADAFLRPLPPVQRPTGRTLADVLIVEDQEHVSSAAVQAVLASIAVTDCAPAADEALSAPSVTTGSHFRLGMQAGAHPKARPEYIGATARAARRRERLRLLDESIAALEAQLADIGEQQRYADEAFDDFDRARRELPRTQAITEAVSEVAVVAEKVAGARRRLTETGKRLDGAIARAHEKNRQLRHAATAARLPTRREELDNVAQAIDDFADAGTALSTCRQQAEAAERDISSRKEIIEAQTESCTDQAEALQARKDEFSVQDERLRTQEATLEAPLQKILQQIAESQEQLADARKSFDRAKKDAEEQRDRLLKAAHALEFGRTALATAVSEQVRTTLTLEPYARPDLLGLLDATADTAWLPHDMWPSSEQAVQALMDSLTSADTTLTGMEAAKTVVPKTVASLISALDEATRGRAITASLLKTVTTKISSAITTLETALVESDQGYLFEWEPVGDIILARVTDSEGPAPVADFARRLAEQLADQSVLLEDKERTVLEDGLLTGLAQQIHDRTIAARDLVKSMDADTRSRPMSSGTTVGINWVVSDALTDSQQTVNRLLDKDASGLGPVGLAELRSHLRNQIRAKAAADAKKTYQQVITEVLDYRAWRKFELRLFRPGGSEEERRKGELLTKAKHSVMSGGEKSASIHLPLFAAAHAQYSSAYHTCPRLIALDEAFAGIDEEYRPDLLALTAKFDLDLFMTGHDLWITYPGVPQISHYDMKHDEASHTVSAMLLVWDGEQILDDLEYPGSHDLAAELLGFTPRRHVPAQAGLLADLSDEESANDDAEESE; encoded by the coding sequence GTGGAGGGCGCACTGTACGCGGCCGGCCTGCTCACCGCCTGGCTACACCCCGACCCTGCGCTGACCGACCAGGCACTGCACGACAAGGTCGCCGACGCCTTCCTCCGCCCGCTGCCTCCCGTACAGCGGCCCACCGGCCGCACCCTGGCCGATGTACTGATCGTCGAAGACCAGGAGCACGTCAGCTCTGCTGCCGTCCAGGCTGTCCTGGCATCCATCGCCGTAACCGACTGCGCTCCGGCAGCGGACGAGGCGCTGTCTGCTCCCTCGGTGACCACAGGTTCGCACTTCCGCCTCGGCATGCAGGCCGGTGCGCATCCCAAGGCCCGGCCGGAGTACATCGGAGCCACCGCACGGGCCGCCCGCCGGCGCGAACGGCTGCGCCTGCTCGACGAATCCATCGCTGCCCTGGAAGCTCAACTCGCCGACATCGGGGAGCAACAACGGTACGCGGATGAAGCCTTCGACGACTTCGACCGCGCCAGGCGTGAGCTCCCGCGCACCCAGGCGATCACCGAAGCGGTAAGCGAAGTGGCAGTGGTGGCGGAGAAGGTCGCCGGAGCCCGCCGCCGCCTTACCGAAACAGGCAAGCGACTCGACGGAGCGATCGCCCGGGCCCATGAGAAGAACCGGCAGCTTCGGCATGCCGCCACGGCCGCTCGTCTGCCCACTCGTCGTGAAGAACTGGACAATGTTGCCCAGGCCATCGACGACTTCGCCGACGCCGGCACGGCGCTCTCCACCTGCCGTCAGCAGGCCGAGGCTGCCGAGCGCGACATCTCCAGCCGCAAGGAAATCATCGAAGCCCAGACCGAGTCCTGCACGGACCAGGCCGAAGCGCTGCAAGCACGCAAGGACGAGTTCTCGGTTCAGGACGAACGCCTGCGCACCCAGGAGGCGACGCTCGAAGCACCCCTGCAGAAGATCCTGCAGCAGATCGCGGAATCCCAGGAGCAGCTCGCCGATGCACGGAAGTCCTTCGACCGTGCAAAGAAGGACGCCGAAGAACAGCGAGACCGGCTTCTGAAAGCCGCCCATGCCCTGGAGTTCGGCCGTACAGCACTGGCCACGGCCGTATCCGAGCAGGTGCGCACCACCCTCACCCTTGAGCCGTATGCCCGGCCCGACCTGCTGGGCCTGCTCGATGCAACCGCGGACACCGCCTGGCTGCCGCACGACATGTGGCCGAGTTCCGAACAGGCAGTCCAGGCACTCATGGACAGCCTCACTTCGGCCGATACCACCCTCACGGGCATGGAGGCCGCCAAGACCGTCGTCCCCAAAACCGTCGCCTCCCTGATCAGCGCGCTCGACGAGGCGACCCGCGGTCGCGCGATCACCGCGAGCCTCCTGAAGACCGTCACGACCAAGATCTCCAGCGCCATCACCACGCTGGAGACGGCCCTGGTGGAATCCGATCAGGGCTACCTCTTTGAGTGGGAGCCGGTCGGCGACATCATCCTGGCCCGAGTCACCGACAGCGAAGGACCGGCACCGGTAGCGGACTTCGCGCGACGCCTGGCCGAACAGCTCGCCGATCAGAGCGTGCTGCTGGAAGACAAGGAACGCACCGTCCTGGAAGACGGACTCCTGACCGGGCTGGCCCAGCAGATCCACGACCGCACCATCGCCGCCCGCGACCTGGTCAAGAGCATGGACGCCGACACGCGATCCAGGCCGATGTCCTCCGGTACCACGGTGGGCATCAACTGGGTCGTCTCCGACGCGCTTACCGACTCCCAGCAGACCGTCAACAGGCTTCTCGACAAAGACGCCTCCGGTCTCGGCCCCGTCGGCCTGGCCGAACTGCGATCCCACCTGCGCAACCAGATCCGAGCCAAAGCCGCTGCCGACGCGAAGAAGACTTACCAGCAAGTGATCACAGAGGTTCTGGACTACCGCGCCTGGCGCAAGTTCGAGCTGCGCCTGTTCCGGCCGGGCGGAAGTGAAGAGGAAAGGAGGAAGGGGGAACTCCTCACCAAGGCCAAGCACAGCGTGATGTCCGGCGGTGAGAAGTCCGCCTCCATCCACCTGCCACTCTTCGCAGCCGCCCACGCCCAGTACAGCTCCGCGTACCACACCTGCCCGCGGCTGATCGCCCTGGACGAGGCATTCGCCGGGATCGACGAGGAGTACCGTCCCGATCTTCTTGCCCTTACCGCCAAGTTCGACCTCGACCTCTTCATGACCGGCCATGACCTCTGGATCACCTACCCCGGTGTGCCGCAGATCTCGCACTACGACATGAAGCACGACGAGGCATCCCACACCGTCTCTGCCATGCTGCTCGTCTGGGACGGCGAACAGATCCTCGATGACCTTGAATACCCCGGATCCCACGATCTGGCCGCTGAACTCCTCGGCTTCACCCCCCGCCGCCACGTCCCTGCGCAGGCAGGACTGCTCGCCGACCTCTCCGACGAGGAGTCGGCGAACGACGACGCCGAGGAATCAGAATGA
- a CDS encoding TIGR02677 family protein, with product MFQRGDSGVSELFDLDSLTVGDRLRLFNFTQRDEHVAYLWVLRAMNVLRGVHQLQVHPDDVANALKELATAHVEVPSAADLNLRAMLDNLSSDNEQVLYRVEDPLRCGNLAAYRNRQSVYQFTEIGYRVYCAVEEVIGSRVQDANLSRLVFADILADFKALAMANREGDRDEVHRKLARLDSVLQDMTQRAARFYLTLNDVARTTDVSPETFLRYKHALLAHMSDFTAELERYAPRLAEAVYEVEDSGVETLLERAAAVDERPMMRPAARLEDWRRRWMGLRQWFLADGTGDTRAAQLQGATRSAISGVIALLRQVTESRRGGVSRTTQLRHLAAWAAGAPDEQAANALVSAAFDLRSVRHLSGAHDDDDQISPRATWWDAPGVEVSISLFRHGKRPAPGGPQPVRTLRGAHARLREQQLANRAADREAATDLLEHGAHDRVLNAAETRAVLKLLTRALQARTVVVGRLRSGTGSSDVLTLRLVPNERGSRLRTETGTLHLPGFTLEIKPHGAMRRRRTETS from the coding sequence GTGTTCCAGCGTGGTGACTCTGGAGTCTCCGAGTTATTCGATCTTGATTCATTGACGGTGGGCGACCGCCTGCGACTGTTCAACTTTACTCAGCGTGATGAGCATGTGGCGTATTTGTGGGTACTGCGGGCCATGAACGTGCTGCGGGGCGTACACCAGTTGCAGGTCCATCCCGACGACGTGGCGAACGCACTGAAGGAGCTCGCGACAGCGCACGTCGAGGTGCCGTCCGCCGCGGACTTGAACCTGCGGGCCATGCTCGACAACCTCTCCTCGGACAACGAGCAGGTCCTCTACCGGGTGGAGGACCCGTTGCGGTGCGGCAATCTGGCCGCGTACCGCAACCGGCAGTCGGTCTACCAGTTCACGGAGATCGGGTACCGCGTCTATTGCGCGGTGGAGGAGGTGATCGGCTCCCGGGTGCAGGACGCGAACCTGTCGCGGCTGGTCTTCGCCGACATCCTGGCTGACTTCAAGGCGCTGGCGATGGCGAACCGGGAGGGAGACCGGGATGAGGTGCATCGCAAGCTCGCCCGTCTCGACAGTGTGCTGCAGGACATGACGCAGCGGGCGGCACGTTTCTATCTGACGCTGAACGATGTGGCGCGTACGACGGATGTCTCTCCGGAGACGTTCCTGCGCTACAAGCACGCGCTGCTGGCGCACATGAGCGACTTCACGGCGGAGCTGGAGCGTTACGCGCCCCGGCTGGCGGAGGCTGTGTACGAGGTGGAGGACAGTGGGGTGGAGACCCTGCTGGAGCGGGCCGCTGCCGTGGATGAGCGGCCGATGATGCGGCCGGCCGCGCGGCTTGAGGATTGGCGTCGGCGCTGGATGGGGCTGCGCCAGTGGTTCTTGGCCGATGGCACTGGGGACACCAGGGCCGCGCAGTTGCAGGGGGCGACGCGTTCGGCCATCTCGGGAGTCATTGCTCTGCTGCGGCAGGTGACGGAGTCGCGTCGGGGTGGGGTGAGCCGGACTACCCAGTTGCGGCATCTCGCTGCCTGGGCGGCGGGTGCGCCGGATGAACAGGCAGCGAACGCCCTGGTGTCGGCTGCCTTCGACCTGCGCTCGGTACGGCATCTGTCGGGTGCGCATGACGATGACGACCAGATCTCTCCGCGGGCGACGTGGTGGGATGCCCCCGGGGTGGAGGTCAGCATCAGCCTGTTCCGGCATGGCAAGCGGCCGGCACCGGGCGGCCCGCAGCCGGTCCGTACCCTTCGTGGCGCTCATGCCCGGTTGCGCGAGCAGCAGCTGGCGAATCGGGCTGCGGACCGGGAGGCGGCCACGGATCTCCTGGAGCATGGGGCCCATGATCGGGTGCTGAACGCGGCGGAGACCCGTGCCGTGCTCAAGCTGCTGACCCGTGCCCTTCAGGCCCGGACGGTCGTCGTGGGCCGGCTGCGTTCAGGTACTGGCAGCAGCGACGTCCTGACGCTCCGCCTGGTTCCGAACGAGCGTGGCAGCCGGCTTCGGACCGAGACCGGCACGTTGCACCTGCCTGGCTTCACCTTGGAGATCAAGCCTCATGGTGCGATGCGCCGCCGCCGAACGGAGACGTCCTGA
- a CDS encoding integrase, with amino-acid sequence MALSYNVRFWEIRERPGRRKPFMVRWTVSGLEKSESFMTFGLAESRRSKLMTAAREGEAFDEASGLPTSELRAQKQRTTWYDLAHEYLDQRWARTPGNTRRTIADALATVTPSLVRPGASYPEPRVLRRALYSHAFNKNAWGQEPSEEWRKALDWIKRNSLPIGSLAEAVVVRRALDALCLKLDGKPAAAKTARRKRSAFSEVLNMAVENGYFVDNPLAGIKWTAPSVEDEVDPASVPNPLQIGRLLSGVAQQPGRGPHLEAFFGCMYYAAMRPAEVIHLRLEQCHLPEAGWGLLNLTGGVVTAGKEWTDDGEVYEVHSLKRRAATATRPVPIPPQFVSMLRTHIERFGVAPDGRLFRNQAGNYVEAAAYGTTWSRAREYVLTRTELAAGLAKRPYDLRHAGISFWLHSGVDPAECARRAGHSIHVLFKYYAKFLDGVQEQANRLIEQSMDEWNRVNQGGMPAR; translated from the coding sequence TTGGCGCTGAGTTACAACGTCCGCTTCTGGGAGATACGTGAGCGTCCTGGACGGCGAAAGCCGTTCATGGTGCGGTGGACGGTAAGTGGACTCGAAAAATCTGAGTCCTTCATGACTTTCGGCCTTGCTGAGAGTCGGCGGTCGAAGCTGATGACAGCGGCTCGGGAAGGTGAAGCCTTTGACGAGGCGAGCGGGCTGCCGACGTCGGAGCTGCGAGCGCAGAAGCAGCGGACTACATGGTACGACCTCGCCCACGAGTACCTTGACCAGCGGTGGGCTCGAACGCCAGGGAACACGCGCCGCACCATTGCCGATGCACTTGCTACCGTCACGCCATCCTTGGTCCGGCCGGGCGCTTCCTACCCGGAGCCACGGGTGCTCCGGAGGGCGCTTTACTCCCATGCGTTCAACAAGAACGCATGGGGTCAGGAGCCGTCCGAGGAGTGGCGGAAAGCGCTGGACTGGATCAAGCGAAACTCTCTGCCTATTGGTTCACTCGCCGAGGCGGTCGTTGTGCGTCGTGCATTGGACGCTTTGTGTCTCAAGCTGGACGGCAAGCCTGCTGCCGCCAAGACTGCGCGCCGTAAGAGATCTGCCTTCAGTGAGGTGCTGAACATGGCGGTGGAGAATGGCTACTTCGTGGACAATCCCCTTGCGGGGATCAAGTGGACCGCCCCCTCGGTGGAGGACGAAGTAGACCCAGCTTCCGTGCCGAATCCACTTCAGATCGGTCGCTTGCTGTCAGGGGTGGCGCAGCAACCGGGCCGGGGCCCTCATTTGGAGGCGTTCTTCGGCTGTATGTACTACGCAGCCATGCGGCCGGCAGAGGTGATCCACCTTCGGCTCGAACAGTGCCACCTCCCCGAGGCGGGGTGGGGGTTGCTCAACCTGACCGGTGGCGTGGTCACCGCTGGCAAGGAGTGGACGGACGACGGTGAGGTCTACGAAGTCCATTCGCTCAAGCGTCGTGCCGCAACGGCGACCCGGCCTGTACCCATTCCGCCGCAGTTCGTGAGCATGCTTCGTACGCACATCGAGCGCTTCGGCGTTGCCCCGGACGGCAGGTTGTTCCGGAATCAGGCGGGCAATTACGTTGAGGCGGCGGCCTACGGAACAACATGGTCGCGGGCTAGGGAGTACGTGCTCACGCGCACCGAGCTTGCCGCCGGTCTGGCCAAACGGCCATACGACCTCCGGCATGCTGGGATCTCGTTCTGGCTCCACTCCGGCGTTGACCCCGCGGAGTGCGCACGGCGTGCCGGTCACAGCATCCATGTGCTGTTCAAGTACTACGCGAAATTCCTCGACGGCGTGCAGGAGCAGGCGAACCGTCTGATCGAGCAGTCCATGGACGAGTGGAACCGCGTCAACCAGGGCGGCATGCCTGCGCGGTGA